The region GCCTTTGCCCAGTGGTCCACCAACACAGTGGCCAACCTGATGCCGTCCGCTCTTATCCTGATGAACGTCTTCCCCAGACTGACTTTTGGCCAGGGTGTGTCCATCTCCGGTGCCATCGGCCTGCTGATGATGCCTTGGGTGTTTGCCGATAACCTGCTGTGGTTCAGCGTTATTACTTCCGGTTTGCTGGGTCCGGTAGCGGGTATCATGCTGACCGACTTCTATCTGTTGCGCCGTGGTCAGTTAAACGTGGACGACTTTTATAACCCTCTGGGACCCTTCGTTTATCAGAACAATTACAACCTGCGGGCCTTCTTGGTCTACGGTCTGTCCTTCGTCTGCAGCCTAGTGCTCATCGACTATGCGTTCTTTGTCGGGCTGGTAGTGAGCGTGTTGGGCTATTACGTGATAATGAAACCCATTGTCCGTCCTGCCGGTGTCGCTGCAGTTCCCGCAAAATCCTGAGTCTTTAGCGTTAGTTGTACCTTTGGCCCCCTTTGGGGGCCTTTTTTGTTATTGGAGTCTATGGTCTGCCAAACTGACATCGCCAGTACCATTAAGACGAATGAAAAAATCTTCTCAGAGCACAAAACAAAACCATGCTTTAAAGCAATGAAAGTGGTCGCTACTGCCTTATAATCGCCAGCGCAATTAGAGTTTGCTTAAGCTTTTCTTATGAGGGCCAACCCATCAAGTTACCTATCGAAACAGAGAATGAAGTAGAGAGTTCTGCAGCAGCCAGCTGGGCGCCTTGTCCTAAGTGTCAGGGGCGCGGCCGGATCAGTCAGAAGATCCGCAAGAAAGTGAAGCTCAGCTATCAGGCAGCGCTAGCGCAGTTTGAAAAGAACGGCGGCACGGCTCCTGCTCTCCCTAAAGCACACTTATCTTCATGCCCAAACTGTGGCGGATCTGGACTGATCGCGGCTCTTACCCCACCGGTAGCCGATACAGAAAACTATCCAACTGTGGCGATCATTGGAGGCGGCATTGGCGGCGTAGCATTGGCGGTGGCCTGTTTACACCGTGGCATTCCGTTCACCCTTTATGAGCGCGATAGTGGCTTTGAAGCTCGCTCTCAGGGTTATGGCCTCACCTTGCAACAAGCGAGCAAAGCCATCGAAGGCTTAGGTATTTTCTCTCTCGATAAGGGCGTGGTGTCTACTCGCCATGTGGTACACACCACTGACGGCAAAGTGCTTGGCGAATGGGGCATGAGAAAGTGGCTGCACTCAGATAGCACTTCTGCGCCTAAGCGCACTAACGTGCATATCGCCCGTCAGTCTTTGCGCTTAGCGCTGCTGGAACAATTGGGTGCCCACCTGAATGAACTCCCAAATACACACAGCTGCGTAAAATGGGGCCATCAGTTGGTCGACTTTAAAGAGACTGATAAAGGCGTTGAGCTGAGCTTTGAGGTGAACGGACAAATACAAAGCGCCAAAGCGGACTTGGTGGTGGGTGCCGATGGTATTAGAAGTGTCGTTCGCCACTTAGCTTTGGGGCACGACATAAGCTCCCTGCGTTATTTGGATTGCATGGTGATCTTAGGGATCTGCCCATTAAGTGCGCTTGAAGGCGTAGACAGTGATTTACTGGACTCTGCTACGGTATTTCAAACCGCCAATGGCCATGAGCGTATTTATATCATGCCCTACGACGCCGATTCTGTGATGTGGCAATTAAGCTTTCCTATGGCAGAAAACGAAGCTAGAGCCTTGAGTGCCCAAGGCACTGCAGCGCTAAAGGCAGAAGCCTGCAAGCGCACCCAGTGGCACTCGCCCATTCCGCAGATTTTGGCAGCCACTCAGGATGCACAAATTTCTGGCTATCCGGTGTATGACCGCGCCTTACTCACGCCAGAATTATTGGCAAGCGCAGGTCCCATTACATTGCTTGGCGATGCGGCGCACCCCATGAGCCCGTTTAAAGGGCAAGGCGCTAACCAAGCGTTGCTCGATGCATTATCACTGGCACGCATTATTGTCAGAAGCTGCCGGCCACAATCGAACTGGCGCGATGCAGGCATTCGCAACCGCGTGTTAGGCGAGTTTGAAGCTGAGATGCTAGAGCGCAGCGCCACTAAAGTGACGGATTCAGCAGACGCGGCGCAATTTCTGCACTCGGATGTGGTGCTGCATGAGAGCGATGAACCTAGAGGGCGTTGTTTAAAGTAACAAATGCTGAAAACAAACAGGCACCTAAATAAAGCTGATACAGAAAGATGAATTCAGTCACCAGCCGCGCTCACTAGAGCGCGGCTTTTTTGTTGAGGCCCCTTTTGTTAAGGCCCCGTCGCAGAGGAACAACAGCTTTGCTGTATAAATCTCGACCTTAATGCCTAAATAGGTATAATGCAGACTGACTTATAACCATAAGTCATATCCTAAGGGGTGGCAGTTACGATTGCCTGAGATGCGCAGACGCGAACCCTTTGAACCTGATCCGGCTAATACCGGCGTAGGAATAGGAAGCCGCAACGCTTTGCTCTGCTCTCACCTGCCTGCTCTCGTCGTTACCCGGTTTTCGTATCTATAACCTATAGATCTATGCGGAGACTTGAAATGCCAAAATTACCTTTTTTACCCTCAGCGGTATCTTCAGCCGTGGCTTTAGGCCTAATGGCCGCGTTACCGACTTATGCAGTCGCGGCTGAGGTTTATACCCTAGACACCACCACCGTTACGTCCAGCTTTCGTGATGACAGCCTGCAAGAAACTGCGGCCAGCGTAAGCGTGATTGATGAAGCTGAGCTCAATAAGCCCGGCAACAATCATCTTGAAGACGTATTGGCGCAAACGCCTAACGTAAACTTGAGCGCCGGTGCCTCGCGCGGCAAATATTACCAGATCCGCGGTGTGGGCGAGCGCAGCCAGTTTATTGGTGCAGTTAATCCTTCGGTAGGTGTGTTGGTCGATGGCATAGACATGAGCGCCATGACCTTAGGTGCCACCTTGCTGGACACTAAACAGGTAGAAGTGCTGCGTGGCCCACAAAGTAGTTT is a window of Oceanisphaera sp. IT1-181 DNA encoding:
- a CDS encoding NAD(P)/FAD-dependent oxidoreductase, with translation MAIIGGGIGGVALAVACLHRGIPFTLYERDSGFEARSQGYGLTLQQASKAIEGLGIFSLDKGVVSTRHVVHTTDGKVLGEWGMRKWLHSDSTSAPKRTNVHIARQSLRLALLEQLGAHLNELPNTHSCVKWGHQLVDFKETDKGVELSFEVNGQIQSAKADLVVGADGIRSVVRHLALGHDISSLRYLDCMVILGICPLSALEGVDSDLLDSATVFQTANGHERIYIMPYDADSVMWQLSFPMAENEARALSAQGTAALKAEACKRTQWHSPIPQILAATQDAQISGYPVYDRALLTPELLASAGPITLLGDAAHPMSPFKGQGANQALLDALSLARIIVRSCRPQSNWRDAGIRNRVLGEFEAEMLERSATKVTDSADAAQFLHSDVVLHESDEPRGRCLK